In the genome of Capricornis sumatraensis isolate serow.1 chromosome 4, serow.2, whole genome shotgun sequence, the window GACAAGAGTCAAATATAAAAAGCTGTCATTTCTTCAGACTAAAGATTTAACCAAATGCACCCTAAATTCTAAATCTTAACAATAGAGCAATAATTTCTCTCATAAATGTTGAATAATTTTGGCTCTTTTCACCAGACAATAGCTTGATTGCATTGCATTGCATTTCTTGACTTAAGGAGTACGAGGACAATAGcaaaaaataggcaaagaaaaAAGCTCTAGGCTGGAAGAGAAGGCTAGGGTATGTATGAAATTAATTGCTAGCATCCACTGAAGGCGCCCTCAGGCTCTAACTGctagtgggggtggggaagtcCCAGGGATGTTAGCTTTCCAGGTGACTTAGGTAAAGTTATGGGAGAGTTCCATAGAGAAGTAATCAAATACAGCCTCAATTCTGATTTAATCACATTATTTCTTAAGGATACAATGTGAAGTCATTGTATTCTTGAACATTTAACTAAACATGCTTGAACACCTTTGTCAGGTACCACACTAGTAGCCATTGGGAATTCAACAGGTGAACAAGACTCCTGCAGAAGCTAACAAATAAGCAGCCACTGATGCCCCTGAGTGGGGAGCAAAACAAAGGAAGTAGAGTGTGTTATGATGGTCCCAATAGCACTTTTAGATTAAATGGTCATGGAAGACCTCTTAGGAGATGACTTGGAAGGGACAGGCGGAAGAATGAAGAGTTAGATATCCAAAGAACTAGGGGGTACAGGATGTAGAACATTCCAGGCAAGTGCAAAGACCCAAGTTATAGAAGAGCGTGACATGCTATATAAACAGAAAGAAGTCCTGTGTGGTTGGCAGTGTAAAGAACAATGAGAGTTCGAGAAGATGATGCTTCAGGGACAAACAGAAGCCTGACCATGTAGGGCCAGCACAAGACATGGTAAGGACTTTACTCTGGGATAATGGATTTGGACTTTTGAGCTCCAGAACAGGGAGGGAATAAAcatgtgctgttttaagccaccatcTTTGTcatatttgttacagcagccatagCAAATACAGGTGGGAAGAAAACTGAGTTTACCTGTACTCTCAAACGTCTAAGAGAAACAGGACTGTTAAGTGATTGATGTCATTTAATTCATAACATAGAGGATTCATCACTGAGTCAGTGTCTGGTGCTCAGCATTGTATATCTAAGAACTCATTCTCCTTGATTCCTCAGGCACGATCAGATTAAGGAGGGTGAAAACATATTAACTCACAAAAGAGATATAAACCACACCACTAACTCATTGGCTTATTCATGGAAGTAGAAATACTAAATGCATCAGCTTACTCAGATCAGCAGCTAAGTGCTGCTTGACTTTGTTTGGGAGTTGCAAAGCCAGAATGATGCAATGAGCTCATCTTATTGCCTAAAGTTACCAAATCTCATAGCCTGATGCACTCGTCTCTATGGCATGAGAACACTTACACTGGTCAGACGAATCCACTCTCTCCTGACTATGTTGGTACATTCTGACAAATTCTGGCTTGTAGGCAGTACCTTTGTACAGTCCTTAAAGTCCTTCTGAGTCCACCACAAGGATAATGTCAATTTACGTCATCTTCTCAGGTAGTCTCACCAGGAAAAAACATACTCCACTTCATCTTTCACTCACTGATTCTTTCAAGAAACAGTATTCAGATCTTACTAAATGCCAGATACTGCACTAGGATTTCAGACACAAAGTAAGCTAAAAACCCTATTTTCCAGAAATCTTATAGTATTTCAGTAGATTAAGAGTGTCTACATATTTCTTCTGTAAatagcaggtctcactcatgtcTTAAGATTTCATGAACTCCATTTTTGCAGAGTAATGTTTCCTTACCCTCATTGTCAAATTTAGGGATGATCCAACTGAGGACCTATAAAGCAGTCAAGTCAATTCAATGAAAAATCCTATAATCCGGACAATTTTAGTTATGTCCTATTTTGATCATTTTATCTAAGTATTAATATTTCACTATCTAGAGTGAAAATTTCAATCTCAATAATTTTTACATTCCTACAAAACAGAGAAGAGATGGTTGTGGCCACCTGTGCAATTTGCAAGAAAAGGATTTGTGCACTGCGTGGTGCCTTGCAGCTCCTAGTTTTACTCTATGATACATTGCCATTGAGAGCAACTTGTTTTCTCAAGTCCCAAAGTAAAGACTATTAAAGAAATCATTAAGTCACAACCATGCCATCCACTCTGGTTTACATACAAAAAGTACCTGCACATCTAGCCAAGAAACCTCTGGTTATGGAACtatagagttttgttttttttttaatcatctcttCCATTGGAAGACCATGTTTAGTTAACTTCCCTTCTTGGTTTGTTGCAGTATAAATCAAGTTTGAAAGTTAATATAAACTGGAAACTAGTATAAACTACAAAGGACTAGTGGAGAAGTGATTTTTCTGGGTGACCTACAAGAAGTCACTCagctcctggcctcagtttccttgtttgtaaatgttaaattttatgtcTTTAGTTTTCTCAATTCTAAGATTCCATGATTTTTTGAGAATCTCTGGTAAATAGCACCACAAAAAGttattatttcatgtatttataaGGAATCAGATCCATTTTACGGAAACCCTCTGGTGAAGTTCCATTTTGAGTAGTTTTGAGGCCATTACCATACAACAGATATTGTCCCTGCTGTTATGAAGTGTTCAATAGAAGGGAGAGGCATCATTAAATACAGACTCAAGAAATCCACAATGACGTTTATGAAacaactttttaatttaaattgtatatttacaaaaagaaaataagcagcGGGAAGGCAGGAATGATGCCTGGCCACCTCCCACCTGAGGGTGCAGAAAGAGGCCAGGGACAACATATATGCATCAGACTGATCTTCCCTGCCATTATTGATAACAGCAATGGACAAAAGGCTTCAGTGAAGGAGGTCAGTCTATTTGGGAAGAGGCAGCCGATCTGTTCAGTCCATGTGCGTGAGGAGGGAGGCGGCCCAAGTCAGTCTATTGAGGCCTTGGCTCTTTACAGGCTGAGGCCCTTCTCTTGGAAGTTTTAGGccgccttctccagggcatgtagGGATCAGGGGGATGATACCTGGGAAAACCCCTatggaccacagggacccgctgcTGATAACAGGGTGGAGGGAAGCGGGGCACAGGCGGCTGGGGACAGTACTGAAAGTCACCTTGGACGGCAAATTCTGTTTGGGTAGATGGGGGGACATCTGAATGGAAATAGTTTAAGGAGAATTGATCGGATGGGAAAGGATGGTCTGAAGAAAAACAGGTTTCCTGGGGACAGAATGGGAATGGGGGCAAAACCTGGTGTAAAGGGATGGGATGACGTTGTGGGGACAAGAGCGGAAACAGGGGTGGGCGGGGAGATGGCGTGGGGAGCAGGGCTTGGCGCCCTGGGAGAGGCAAAGGTCTGGGCAGAGGGCAGGCCGGCTGATCTCCGCAGACCAGGGGCTGCCTCTCAAGCCTCCGGCCAGGTCTTCCTCTCCCAGGGCCATCCGTGATCCACTTGTCCACTGGGTCGCGCTGGGGCAGCTCTACCCCCCAGGCGTCGGCCACGTGGGCCAGCAGGAGCTGGGAGAGGTGGCGGTGTGCGCACTGGTTCCAGTGCACTCCGTCAGTCTGCAGGTACTTCCCTGTGTGGCGGCGGAAGTGGAAGTGCAAGTCCAGCACATCGAAGCCGTGCTTTTGGGCCTCGGCAGAGCTGTAGAAATTGGCTTCGATGACATTGATTTTCACGGAGGACGAGGCGAACTGGACCTCGGGCGGGACGAAGCGGCTGGTGATTTTGTCGCCCACGGGCATGGCCGTGTTCCACACCAGGAGGCACGACTCGGACAGCACCTGGCGGAGGCGCCCAAACAGTCTCTCCAGGTTCCGCCGGTAACTAGGCCAGAAGTCCTCCCCGTACCTGGTGATGTCCCAGAGGCACGAGTTCATGATGACCAGGTCCGGGTGGTGCTCGCCGGACTGCAGCTCCTCCAGGACATCCTCCAGGTAGTCGGAGTACACGCGCGTCAGGAAGTAGAAGCGCACCAGGTGCTGGCCGGAGCAGAACTGGCGCACCTCGCGGTAGTGGGTGCCGTTGTGCATGTGGCCCTGCTGGCCCCCCTGCACCAGCTCATCCTGCTCGAAAGTGTGCTCCCCCTTGGCCTTGAGCTGCCTGAGTGTGAGCAGGCAGTCCTTCTGCAGCAGGAGCACCAGATCCTTGTACACAGCCCTCTGGACCGAGTCCCCCAGGACAACCACGAACTTGTTGTGGAGCAGCTGCCGCACTTCGGAGGCCAGCAGGTGGACCATGACGCCCGCACCGCCTAGctcttttctttcactcagcGGGTCTGCGGAAGGCTAGGACAGAAGGAGAGAGCGCATGGGAGGGACCCACCTCGCACAGGACAGGACGCAGGAAGGTAGGGTGAGGTGGGCCCGCCCGGGGACTGGGCTGGAACTCTGGCCTGGGGCATCTGAAGGGCGGGGCTCCACTACCCTTAGCCCGCAGAGAGGGGAGCCTGGAGCCAGAAGCCCTGGTTGGCCCAAAGGAAGTTTCTGCCTGAGACTTTGAATacccaggaaacccaggttccatGGCCAGAAGGGCCCCGCCCTCCCCAGCTGGAGGTGCAACTGCCAAAGACACCCCATCACCCGGTGCCTGGAGGCAACCTAATAAGTGGAGAATGTAGGCAAACTTTGCAGAGGTTAAATAATGAGGATTATGATTAAGCAAGAACACGGAGTGTCATATAATGTTAGCTGAGGAAGTTACATACCATATATGTGGCCATATCACTGAAATGGTGTAAAATAGatatgcatactaagttgcttcccaccaggctcctctgcccgtgggattccctagtcaagaatactggagtaggttgccatttccttctccaatagatatGCATAGataatattgaaagaaaatacacaaaaccaGCTTTAAGTAGGATAGTAGGATCATGGGTGATCATAGGTTCATCTTCCCCCGTCTTTTTTGTAAATATACTTTACATAGTCTCAAAATCAATTTTAGTAATAACTTAATGTTTCTTATCAATGgaacttataaaaaataaaattagaaataattcacAAGTGCTTCAGCTGcaatattctttgtttttcatttgaaggAAATTGACTTTGGCATAAAAAATATATTGAGCTAAAGACCAATGAGAATCAATAGGAGAGTTCTCTGTCCTCCTCTCATGTATCTAAAAGCGAGATATAAATTTTCTGAGGAAGGTGACCCTTCCCCCACCAAGGAGAGAAGCGTTAAGAAGACAAGGAACTGTCCATACAAAGATGAGTCTGCATAAACAAACCTTACTAAAATAGCCCTTATTTTCCATTAGGGACCCCTTATATCCCCTTCTCCACACTTTATTATCCTTGAAACACAATTCCCTTTGTTCTCTGTTAAAATGGTAATATAACCCCAAGTCTAACTAGTTCTTTGAGTTCCAttccttttctgtgaactgtTGTGCACAcagatattaatttaaaaactgtatgctgctgggagccagcacgggagatcccacccatgacaaggtcatatGGAAAATACAGAGCCTTTCGAGGAGTTAACAGTTATTAGAATAGTACTggtggagggtttcattgttgaacCAATGCTTGCTAAAccaatgcttgctgctaagttttcatatttttcattgtgtgcctgggagtgcattaattaatatagttgatatacagaaATATAAGTAGTAGCCTTGGTATTAACAACATTAAACCTTGagttaataaattctttttttgttacagcccactgcacctttgctctataggaatgcaactttatctagtGCTTTCGGAGAATGGTGCCAGACTTTAGAAAAATCACCTTTAGAAAAAAGAAGCTTTCTGGTTGACTAacctttatcagaaaaaagggtcataaaatgttaacaggcctccaggccagaagatgatgtaaatcacctaagacctttgtatatagaaaggtatgcagaaagaaagcctggtcttgataagggtcaggactgctgaccctgcatgactctgcatcttccattattcTCTATGCACAACTTAAGGTATAaaagctccttttgaaaataaagttgcagGCCTTGTGAAGCTTGGTGTCCTCTCCTCTACTTTCTTCACTGcaacattcattctttctttctctccctgcgACCgccgccctccccctccccccccccagcGGATGCCGTTCATCCTGAGGGTGCCCCTGGaccctgctgaggctggaccccagAAGTATGCCTTTTCTGTTTATCTACAGTAATTTTATTCACAGGGCCCCAGATACTAACCCTGAGTATAGAGAAAAAGTTTTTTCTTCCCCAGAACACTGAATAAGGTGTTAAAAGTGGTGAAACTTGTCTTCAGAACTTCAGATTGAGTTTATTTCAAGCTGCCATTTACAGTCATATCCACTAATGAATAAAAGCTGGAAACACACTAAAATACTACTAAGTCTCACGTGGGGAGGAACATGGCATGCCCTTCACACACTTACAAAGAAGCTGTTAAAATATGCTGTGAGTTGATATTTGTAGGCATtagtaaaaattttaataggTATGGTGGATAGCTATTAATAAATTATACATTTGGTTTTTAAAACCTATACTATTTGTGGTTTTAAATGAGCATGAGcccaaaaataaaaacttgaagaTGGGTAGAGTACAAAAGTGTTCCCCGAAGAGAACAGTTAGAAATATTGGCTTATTTGAATCTTCATTCAGAAACATTTGCTATCAAATGAAAAACTTAAAACCAGGATTTTGCTCATTGTGGTacaacaaaattaaacataagCAAACTCCAAACCCCACTGGGGCTCAGGCATATTCTCTAGTTTATATTCACTTATTCATCCAACTCACTAAGCACTGACTAAATGCTCCACacggggcttccccggtggctcagaggtaaagaatccgccaacaAAGCAGGatctatccctgggtagggaagatcccccggagaaggaaatggcaacccactctagtattcttgcctgagaaatcccttgaacagaggaacctggcaggctccagctctgctgctgctgctgctgctaagtcgcttcagttgtgtccgactctgtgcgaccccacagacaatgagcagtccaccaggctcccccgtccctgggattctccaggcaagaacactggagtgggttgccatttccttctccattgcatgaaaagtgaaaagtgaacgtgaagtcactcagtcgtgtccaactcttagtgaccccatggactgcagcctaccaggctcctctgtccatgggattttccaggcaaaagtactggagtggggtgtcattgccttctccagctccagtccacggggttgcaaacagctggacacaacttagcaactaaacaacaataacaaatgatCCACAGGGGGCATATAAAGATGGGTAAAACGTGGTCTTGCCTTTCAGGAGCAGATCAGATATATTCATTGATAACTGTAATACAAAGATGAGAATGCTACAGTGTtagcttagtcatgtcagactcttgcaaccccatggaatgtagcctgccaggctcctctctctaggcaagaatactggagttggttgccctttccttctccaggggaccttcctgacccagggatcaaacccaggtctcctgcattagcaggcagattctttaccatttgagccaccagggaagcccatagacaaATAAACAAAGGATGTGAAACTGGTCTGTAAACAGAGCTGGGCTGCTGGGGCGATAAGGAAACATGTCTGTGCACAAGTGTGCCAGGGTGCCTGTTCATGTCCAGCTCAGGATGTGAGTCTGGAGGTCTGCCAAAGCAGAGTGAGATGCAGGCAGAATGGAGCACTTAAGGTGGAACCTTTCTATCTGTATCTGTCTTTGActggctgtgtgatcctgggctaGTCCTTGCCTGCTCTGGTGCCAGGGTCCTCTCCTGTACAACGACAGCCCTGGGTTCTAGGCCAGGCAGGGCTGGTCCTTTGTGCTCCCTGGGATTTGAGTGTGCAGTGAGGAAGAGAgttgagagagaagaaagcatcaGAGAAGGGTTGGAGTAGAAAGGAAATGTGGAAGATGGGGTGTGACAAAGCATCTGGAAGAGCAAGGCCCAGACAGGAGGTGGCCAGAGGCTCTGGGTCAGCTACCTTCAAGTGCCATGGAAACAGAATGAGCAGGTACAGTGGACATTCAGGGATCTTTGCAAACAGGACTCCCCTACCCCAGACCCAAGTCTCCAAAGTGTAAAGTGAAATCTTTTCCCAGTGTTTTCAGGGTTcccatgcttgctccttggaagaaaagctacgacaaacctagacagcatattgaaaagcagagacatcactttgccaacaaaggtccatatagtcaaagctatagtttttccagtagttgtgtacagatgtgagagtcggaccataaagaaggctgagcactgaaaaattgatgctgcTTTCGAATTGTGGCGTTGGaggaggctcttgagagtcccttggacagcaagaagatcaaactggtcaatcctaaaggaaatcaacactgactattcattggaacgactgatgctgaaactgaagctccaatactttggccacctgatgagaagagccaactcactggaaaagatgctgatgctggcaaagattgagggcaggaagagaagggggtggtagagcatgagatggctggatggcatcaccaactcaatgaacatgagtttgaacaaactccgggagatggtgaagctgggcatgctgcagtccatagggtttgcaaagagctagacatgactgagtgacaaccAGTCTATATGCTACCCCAGTTCTATGTGCCCTCTCTGGGTTGGACTCTGGTCATACTCTGTCCCAGTCCCCTAGGGTAGGGGACACCATTCCTCTCCATTAGAATTCCCTCCCCTAGGGTGGCAGATGTGACAACCGAGTGTAGTCTCCTTCAGCGGTACTGTGTTTACAGGGCCCAATACATTCCTTCTCTGCCTGTGAAGTGCCCTGGACTTGAACTCATGGATGTGAGTCAAATTTGCTGCTTAAAAGTTGTGGAGAATGGAGACACTTAAGTATATTTGTGAAGAACAACGCTCTTCATCTGttaattttcctcatctgtaaaatgggactttTAGCACCCACTTCGGAGATTTGATGTGAAGAAGTGGTTAGAACAATGTCCTGATAAATAGGGTGGATATGAGTTACTATTTATAAAACAAGTTCAAGAACACTCGGATAATCATCTGTAAACGAGCGTTACACTATTTGTGCTGTAAAGATCAAATGACAAGAAGCAAGTGAGATtttgaataaaacaaaactaatgtTATTTGAACAGATACCGATGCCAAATGCTTTGCAAATGTTACCCGATTTGTGAGATAAGAAGGATCTCCATGTGTTGGAAGTGGAGTGAGGTGAAAGTCActttgtttagtcgctgagttgtgtccaactctttttgaccccctggactgtagcctgccaagtttctctatacatggaattctccagaccagatactgaagtgggtagccgatctcttctccaggggatcttcccaacccagaaactgaacccacgtttcctgcattgtgggcagattctttatcatctgagccaccagagaagcccaccagggaagatttGAAGCTACTGATGGCAAACTGTCCCTGTGGGAGATAGCCCTTAGAGCAGAACTCCCTGCAGTCTGAATCCAAAAGCTCAGGCTCAGGTCAGGGAGCTATTTGAGGGCGAGATGGGAGAAGAGTGTTTCAGTGTGCCTTTAAGCATAGACAGGAaaccctttgggcttcccaggtgactcagtggtaaagaatccgcctgccaatgcaggggactcaggttcaattcctgggtcaggaagatcccatgaagaagggaacggcaacccactctagtattcctgcctgggaaatcccatggacagagaaacctggcaggctgcaatccatggggacacaaagagtcggacacaactcagcgccTAAACAGCAGCGGCAGCAACAGGTGATCATTTACTCCGCCTGCTCAGGGGAGATGATCCATGTGACCTTAGGGGGCTGGGGAGCTGCAAGTGAGAACATAGGTGTTGGGCTGATCAAAAAGTTCCTTCGGGTTTTCCAAGGCTGTTGTGGACAACCTTGAAGGAACCTTTTGTCCAATTCAATAGATATAGATGTGATCTCAAGCAAGAGACCTGAAAAAATTAAAGACCTGGGTTTTAGAATAACCAAAACAAATTTCTTAAGACTTCAGAGCCTCACAGTATTTGAGAAATTCTGGCTGCCTTGTATGCTGACCAGTGAACCTAACCCACCCAGATACTGTTACAAGGGCTTAGAGCCAAAATCAAGCAAAAATGTCCAGCTAAGAATTTCTTATTGTTCTTCTGCAATGTAACATGCAGATTGGACTGTAGaaaagaagggaggaggaagtgaCTGGGAAGAAACATTCCAGttagaagctgaaactgaaaggAAATTCATGAAATTCTTGATAAACTTCCTGTCACAACTGTAACAGGATTAACAAATCAGGCCTCCTCAGGaccatgggaaaaaaatcatttaaactaGGATGTCAAGcatgaaaaacaaaacctaaCAAAAGCAAAGTAATTTTTTCGGGGGTGGGGTGAATGAAGAATAATTTGTAGAGCTGAATCTTCTctggtctaaaaaaaaaaaaagttggcaagtttcattttcaaagctcctttgatttataaaaatgaaacaaaaaagagatttaaaaactatcagttcagtgattttttttgccCTAAGGGTTTTTCTTTGCTTCAAACTTGCAAAAACTTAACAGCTATTTTATAGATTAATTAACTCATTCATTAAGGAATTTATTGAGAACTAGATATAATGCTAGGTGCAAGGAGTAGATATAAAAAGGCAGTCTCTTTCAAAAGGATGGGTAAGAAAGTAGACACATAAAAATATCAGTTAGAACTGATAATGTAAATGAAATATCAAAGCTGGTATGAAGACtcaaggaggagggaagaggagataAATGGATGATCAGTGCAATCTGTGAGTCCAACCTCAAATTAAAATcgatttttaaaagagttttatgATGATTCCTCAAATTTTAATTGTAAGCAGTtccatgtttttctgttttcaaagtaaaatttGGGCTTTGGCTAATGCTCTGACAGAAATATACATTATTAATGGCTACTATTGATGCtacaataaattattttgagGCATCTTGCTTAGATTTCTGTTCGgggataattaatttttaatggctTCATAAACCATCATTTATAAATCATTGACTATTGCTTTATAACTATCACAAACCAAACacacagcatttgtttttttattaatcaGTGTGTTGTAGAAATTAGgttagtcttttttcttttcttattgatttttggTAACAGGAAGAATGGCAAAGATATATGGGCCAGTTACTCCAGAGACCCTACGAAAAAGTCTTAAATCACAGAGGTAATCACTAACAATTAGGATGCTGTTTTGATTAGTTGTAGACGTACTTTACCTAGTTCAGAAGTTTCTTGCACATGACTAACCATCTTAACGCAACATTGTACTAGGCATATTAAATAGATCTTGTTCTCCTAACTGCATTTTTGGTGATCAAATCTATGTTTGAACTATCCAAGATTCCCTTAAATGTTAATAGAACAGATAGtgcaaataagaaaattattttttgtgaGCTCACCTGTACAGCATACCAATTCTTGatatttgtttagttttctaagTGGAATTTAATCTTGTCAAAAATTAAATTGGTATCATGTCAAGttttcaaaggaaagagaaaagcaaaagatcCAAACTTCTCTTCTGAGGAcgggatttctcaagaggctgacCTTTTGATTTGGGGCAAGTTACTCATCTATAAACATGAAAATGGAAATCATGCAgtcctattattttaaaaagtggttttaggtgaaatttttaaagatatatggaAGTACTGTGAAATACTATGATAAATAAAGCAACAGAAAGTTGTTTTTCAAATAGTAACCATTGCAAAGACCGATTTTAATGCTGCACCCCCACCAACCACATGTCCAATATAGGCCTTAGCTCTGCAGTTCAttaattcagaaaaaatatagaaaacactCTGTATACCTTGGTCTGTGAAGCTGTCCTTCTCTAAGTTTTTGGCTCACATCCTCCAACAGCCCTCATGGTTCCTCTGCCCCATCCCAACACGTTTGTCACTTGGCTAT includes:
- the PCED1B gene encoding PC-esterase domain-containing protein 1B, which codes for MVHLLASEVRQLLHNKFVVVLGDSVQRAVYKDLVLLLQKDCLLTLRQLKAKGEHTFEQDELVQGGQQGHMHNGTHYREVRQFCSGQHLVRFYFLTRVYSDYLEDVLEELQSGEHHPDLVIMNSCLWDITRYGEDFWPSYRRNLERLFGRLRQVLSESCLLVWNTAMPVGDKITSRFVPPEVQFASSSVKINVIEANFYSSAEAQKHGFDVLDLHFHFRRHTGKYLQTDGVHWNQCAHRHLSQLLLAHVADAWGVELPQRDPVDKWITDGPGRGRPGRRLERQPLVCGDQPACPLPRPLPLPGRQALLPTPSPRPPLFPLLSPQRHPIPLHQVLPPFPFCPQETCFSSDHPFPSDQFSLNYFHSDVPPSTQTEFAVQGDFQYCPQPPVPRFPPPCYQQRVPVVHRGFPRYHPPDPYMPWRRRPKTSKRRASACKEPRPQ